In one Heterodontus francisci isolate sHetFra1 chromosome 16, sHetFra1.hap1, whole genome shotgun sequence genomic region, the following are encoded:
- the LOC137378113 gene encoding serine/threonine-protein kinase 35-like, which produces METHDVPKGTNCEERLAVSANGGGTTSSSTTTSNSLRPPGLLWEPKYSLVQEVGRGSYGVVYEAVVRKSGARVAIKKIRCDAPENVELALSEFWALTSLKRQHENVIQFEECVLQRNGMAQKMSHGNKRSEFYLRLVETSLKGERILGAGEPCYLWFVMEFCNGGDLNQYVLSRRPDSAVNTSFMLQLTSAIAFLHKNHIVHRDLKPDNILISEKSGVPILKVADFGLSKVCVVGGGAATNKNVNVNKCWLSSACGSDFYMAPEVWEGHYTAKADIFALGIIIWAMIERITFIDAETKKELLGTYVRQGSEIVPVGEALLENPKMELHIPQKRRTFMSEGIKQLIKDMLAANPQDRPDAFELETRMDQVTCAA; this is translated from the coding sequence ATGGAAACTCACGACGTCCCAAAAGGTACAAACTGTGAGGAGCGCCTGGCGGTGAGTGCCAACGGTGGCGgcaccaccagcagcagcaccaccaCCAGCAACAGCCTCAGGCCCCCGGGCCTACTGTGGGAGCCCAAATACAGCCTGGTGCAGGAGGTGGGCCGGGGCAGTTACGGCGTGGTGTACGAGGCGGTGGTGAGGAAGAGCGGGGCCCGGGTGGCCATCAAGAAGATCCGCTGCGACGCTCCGGAAAACGTGGAGTTGGCCTTGTCCGAGTTCTGGGCTCTGACCAGCCTCAAGCGGCAGCATGAGAATGTGATTCAGTTCGAGGAGTGCGTGCTGCAGCGGAACGGCATGGCCCAGAAGATGAGCCACGGCAACAAGCGCTCCGAGTTCTATCTGCGCCTGGTCGAGACCTCGCTGAAAGGCGAGCGGATCCTCGGCGCCGGCGAGCCCTGCTACCTATGGTTCGTCATGGAGTTCTGCAACGGCGGCGATTTGAACCAGTACGTCCTCTCCAGGAGGCCCGACTCGGCCGTCAACACCAGCTTCATGCTGCAGCTGACTAGCGCCATCGCTTTTTTGCACAAGAACCACATCGTCCACCGGGACCTGAAACCCGACAACATCCTGATCTCGGAGAAGTCGGGAGTCCCTATTCTCAAAGTGGCCGATTTTGGCCTCAGCAAAGTCTGCGTTGTGGGTGGAGGAGCGGCGACGAACAAAAACGTGAATGTGAACAAATGTTGGCTGTCTTCAGCCTGTGGCTCTGATTTCTACATGGCTCCAGAGGTCTGGGAAGGACACTACACGGCCAAGGCTGATATTTTCGCTCTGGGGATCATCATATGGGCCATGATTGAACGAATAACTTTCATTGATGCTGAAACTAAGAAAGAACTGCTTGGGACCTATGTTAGACAGGGCAGTGAGATTGTACCTGTAGGGGAAGCATTGCTAGAAAACCCAAAGATGGAACTACACATCCCACAGAAAAGGAGAACTTTTATGTCTGAAGGGATCAAGCAACTTATTAAAGACATGTTGGCTGCTAATCCACAGGATCGCCCAGACGCCTTTGAGCTAGAAACTAGGATGGACCAGGTCACTTGTGCTGCATAA